Proteins co-encoded in one Malus sylvestris chromosome 9, drMalSylv7.2, whole genome shotgun sequence genomic window:
- the LOC126633755 gene encoding uncharacterized protein LOC126633755, whose protein sequence is MDLKKVPILLCRIWLSLIPIFGSPLPIGVIKANFDSAWSSNTLQSGLGVVFRSSNGTIINGVSTPCLSSSALQTEAKAVLLAVRSAKDSNFSDVVFESDLLELIRNLKNDFKKANWTIFPLLIQIRNLSSQFRSLNWRWVPRQANSAADWVASHCKRGMCSDV, encoded by the coding sequence ATGGATCTCAAGAAGGTTCCAATACTCCTTTGCCGAATTTGGTTGTCTCTCATCCCCATTTTTGGGAGCCCCCTCCCTATTGGAGTTATCAAGGCAAATTTTGATAGTGCTTGGTCAAGCAATACTCTTCAGTCTGGATTGGGAGTTGTCTTCCGCTCATCCAACGGGACTATTATTAATGGAGTTTCCACCCCTTGCCTATCTTCATCTGCTCTTCAAACTGAGGCCAAGGCAGTTCTTCTTGCCGTCCGTTCAGCAAAGGATAGCAACTTTAGCGATGTGGTTTTTGAATCCGACTTGTTGGAGCTTATCAGAAACTTAAAAAATGATTTCAAGAAAGCCAATTGGACCATTTTTCCCTTGCTCATCCAAATTCGGAACCTATCTTCTCAGTTTCGCTCGCTCAACTGGCGGTGGGTTCCTCGTCAAGCGAATAGTGCAGCCGATTGGGTTGCGTCGCATTGTAAAAGAGGGATGTGTTCTGATGTTTAG